AGCACGAATCGAGATCTCCGGCGATGGGCTGACTGCTCGGCTCGAACCCCTCGGTATCGACTTCACACCGGTCCGGCTCGATGCTTCGACAGCCGATGCACTCGCCGCCGCAACCGTCGCCGTAGTCGACCTCCCGGAGGTCGGGCCGGACTCTGTCGACTCCTCGGCGCTTGGACCGCATGCGACAGATGAAGGCGGCAACGACGAAGTACGGCCCAGCGGCGAGCAGGCCGTCATCACCAACCATCGGGTGAACGGACACGAACACGGTGTGGACACCACCCACGTGTTCACCGTCGGCCACGGCGCCGAAATGACGACCACCGACACCCCGTCGAACGGATCAGCCGAACCCACGACCGACTCGGACGGCCAGTTGTTCGCAACGGAGTCGACAGGGCCGGAACTCGTCGTGCGGGTGCTCGGTGTGCCTTCGATCCCAGACCGACCCGACATCGGCCGACGCGAACTCATCCTCGCCGTGCTGCTCGCCTGCCGAGGCGGGACGCTCGCCGCATCGGCTGCGCAAGATGCGCTTTGGGGCGGCAAGCCCGTCGAGCCGAAGACGGTGTGGAACTTCGTCGCTGCAGTCCGGCGGGCGCTCGGCGACTTCGACGACGGCACCCCAGTCATGCCAGCGGCCGACCGTGCCCACGGCACGCTGCGGCTGCACCCGCGTGTCACGACCGACCTCGACCTGCTCCGCAGAGCCGTCGCTGCGGCGGATGAGATGTCATCGACCGAGGCGATGTCAGCGCTGCGCGAGGCACTCTCGATGGTCGAAGGTCCTCCGTTTGACGCCGTCGGCTACGACTGGGCGCACCGGGACCAGGACGTCGCCGAAGCGGCCCGTGTCATCGAACGAGCCGTCGACCGCCTCGTCGCGCTCGCACTGGAAGCCGGACAGCACGACCTCGCCCGACACGCGATCAGTCGAGGGTTGCGCGGCCTCCCGGGAGACGAGCACCTCTACCGGCTCCGCATGCGACTCGAGGCGCACGC
The sequence above is a segment of the Acidimicrobiales bacterium genome. Coding sequences within it:
- a CDS encoding bacterial transcriptional activator domain-containing protein, which codes for QTLTEAIESAANAIDSVGAAIRHDSRADTFRARIGGAAPIEATVIVASGCQGGIGATFSPRRGAALVMASDRAAIADGGARIEISGDGLTARLEPLGIDFTPVRLDASTADALAAATVAVVDLPEVGPDSVDSSALGPHATDEGGNDEVRPSGEQAVITNHRVNGHEHGVDTTHVFTVGHGAEMTTTDTPSNGSAEPTTDSDGQLFATESTGPELVVRVLGVPSIPDRPDIGRRELILAVLLACRGGTLAASAAQDALWGGKPVEPKTVWNFVAAVRRALGDFDDGTPVMPAADRAHGTLRLHPRVTTDLDLLRRAVAAADEMSSTEAMSALREALSMVEGPPFDAVGYDWAHRDQDVAEAARVIERAVDRLVALALEAGQHDLARHAISRGLRGLPGDEHLYRLRMRLEAHAGNTRGLVGAYEELCVYLADLEVEPSPATTALYNELRSQRTSSTVS